The Chryseobacterium aureum genome contains a region encoding:
- the pgi gene encoding glucose-6-phosphate isomerase has protein sequence MLSKINPTQTNSWKALDEHFGGNDFDLRTLFQYNPNRFKEFSLQKENYLFDYSKNLIDSRTKDLLLQLAEESQLKDAISKMFSGDKINETEGRAVLHTALRDFSDRQILVDGENIKPQIKGVLEHMKSFSEKVISGEHKGFSGKEITDVVNIGIGGSDLGPVMVCSALKHFKTRLNTHFVSNVDGNHIAEVVKNLNPETTLFIIASKTFTTQETMTNANSAKDWFLKAGKQEDVAKHFVALSTNIEEVKKFGIAEENIFEFWDWVGGRYSLWSAIGLSIVLSVGYENFEQLLRGAFDTDQHFQTADFSENIPVLMGLLGIWYRNFYAATTYAILPYSQYLDRFAAYLQQGDMESNGKCVDRNGEFVEYETGPIIWGEPGTNGQHAFYQLIHQGTELIPADFIAYTKSPNKVSDHQDKLLANFFAQTEALAFGKLEEEVEEELRNSGKSDEEIERLINFKVFHGNTPTNSILFKELTPFSLGQLIALYEHKIFVQGVIWNIFSFDQFGVELGKVLANKILPELENDETINTHDSSTNGLINYYKENK, from the coding sequence ATGCTATCAAAAATAAATCCAACACAAACTAACAGCTGGAAAGCACTTGACGAACACTTCGGGGGAAATGACTTTGATCTTAGAACCCTTTTTCAATATAACCCGAACCGTTTTAAAGAGTTTTCTCTTCAAAAGGAGAACTACCTTTTTGATTATTCCAAAAACTTAATTGATTCCAGAACAAAGGATCTTTTACTGCAACTGGCTGAAGAAAGCCAGCTAAAAGATGCCATTTCCAAAATGTTCTCCGGAGATAAAATTAATGAAACAGAAGGAAGAGCAGTATTACATACAGCATTAAGAGATTTCTCTGACCGTCAAATTCTTGTGGACGGAGAAAACATCAAGCCCCAAATCAAGGGAGTTCTTGAGCACATGAAGTCTTTTTCTGAAAAAGTGATTTCGGGAGAACACAAAGGTTTCAGTGGAAAAGAAATTACTGATGTGGTAAACATCGGAATTGGAGGATCAGACCTTGGTCCTGTAATGGTTTGTTCTGCTTTAAAGCATTTTAAAACGAGATTAAATACTCACTTTGTTTCCAACGTAGACGGAAATCATATCGCAGAAGTAGTAAAGAATTTAAATCCTGAAACTACTTTATTCATCATCGCTTCCAAAACATTTACCACCCAGGAAACAATGACCAATGCGAACTCCGCTAAAGACTGGTTCCTGAAAGCAGGAAAGCAAGAGGACGTAGCAAAACATTTTGTGGCTTTATCCACTAATATTGAAGAAGTTAAGAAGTTCGGAATTGCAGAAGAAAATATTTTTGAGTTCTGGGACTGGGTAGGCGGAAGATATTCTCTTTGGAGTGCTATCGGATTAAGCATCGTTCTTTCTGTAGGGTATGAAAACTTTGAACAGCTTCTTAGAGGTGCTTTTGATACGGACCAGCATTTTCAGACGGCTGATTTTTCGGAAAACATTCCTGTGCTAATGGGACTTTTGGGAATCTGGTACCGTAATTTCTATGCAGCAACTACTTATGCTATCTTACCTTATTCTCAATATCTGGACAGATTTGCAGCTTATCTTCAGCAGGGAGATATGGAAAGTAACGGAAAATGTGTAGACAGAAACGGAGAATTTGTAGAATATGAAACAGGACCTATCATCTGGGGAGAGCCTGGTACAAATGGCCAGCACGCATTCTACCAATTGATCCACCAGGGAACAGAATTGATTCCGGCAGACTTTATAGCCTATACAAAGAGTCCGAACAAAGTTTCGGATCATCAGGATAAATTATTAGCGAACTTTTTCGCTCAGACTGAAGCACTTGCCTTCGGAAAACTGGAAGAAGAAGTAGAAGAAGAGCTTAGAAATTCCGGAAAATCTGATGAAGAAATTGAGCGATTGATCAACTTTAAGGTCTTCCACGGAAACACACCTACTAACTCCATACTATTCAAAGAGTTAACTCCTTTTTCGCTAGGACAGCTGATTGCCTTATACGAGCACAAAATTTTTGTTCAGGGCGTTATCTGGAATATTTTCAGCTTTGACCAGTTTGGAGTGGAATTAGGAAAAGTATTAGCCAATAAGATCCTTCCTGAATTGGAGAACGATGAAACAATAAATACTCACGATAGTTCTACCAACGGATTGATCAACTATTATAAAGAAAACAAATAG
- a CDS encoding class I SAM-dependent methyltransferase, producing the protein MSALRSYYYKLPPGLRLLGRKIYYFPVDLYEGITGKRSKTEPKKGDIYVGGSNFIPHGIQQVNALKKYISLSHTDHVLDIGCGIGRTAVALTGFIDKGTYDGFDAVEKGINWCNKHIHSKYPNFNFKFTPIYNDLYNTFSQRAENFTFPYENAVFDKAFLFSVFTHMQIPEIKQYLKEISRVLKNNGQCLATFFLYDDTKTEAGSMHFPHQYEGYKLMDDQVTAANIAVSIPLLNQMAQEAGLKVTTIKGGFWRNDVEKEGADEFQDIVVFNKI; encoded by the coding sequence ATGTCTGCATTAAGGTCATATTATTACAAATTACCTCCGGGCTTAAGACTTTTAGGAAGAAAAATTTATTATTTTCCTGTAGATTTATATGAAGGTATAACGGGGAAAAGATCTAAAACCGAGCCTAAAAAAGGAGATATTTATGTAGGAGGCAGCAACTTTATTCCTCATGGAATCCAGCAGGTGAATGCATTGAAAAAGTATATTTCACTCAGCCATACAGACCATGTACTGGATATCGGCTGCGGAATAGGGAGAACGGCTGTAGCTTTAACCGGATTTATTGATAAAGGAACTTATGATGGGTTTGATGCTGTTGAAAAAGGAATCAACTGGTGTAACAAACACATTCACAGCAAGTATCCTAATTTCAATTTTAAATTCACTCCTATCTATAATGATTTGTATAATACCTTCAGTCAAAGGGCTGAGAACTTTACATTTCCCTATGAAAATGCTGTTTTTGATAAAGCCTTCTTGTTTTCGGTTTTTACGCATATGCAAATCCCCGAAATCAAGCAATATCTGAAGGAAATAAGCAGGGTCTTAAAAAATAACGGACAATGCCTGGCTACCTTCTTTCTTTATGATGATACCAAAACGGAAGCAGGCAGTATGCATTTTCCTCACCAATATGAGGGCTATAAATTAATGGATGATCAGGTAACAGCCGCCAACATTGCCGTGAGCATTCCTTTACTCAACCAGATGGCTCAGGAAGCCGGTCTGAAAGTAACCACTATAAAGGGAGGTTTCTGGAGAAATGATGTGGAGAAAGAAGGCGCTGATGAATTCCAGGATATCGTTGTATTCAATAAAATCTAA
- a CDS encoding bifunctional 5,10-methylenetetrahydrofolate dehydrogenase/5,10-methenyltetrahydrofolate cyclohydrolase: protein MAEILDGLKVSKEIKAEIKAEVEKILASKRRAPHLVAILVGNNGASKAYVNAKVKDCEEVGFQSSLIKFPSTVSESELLEKIDELNKSKAVDGFIVQLPLPDQIDQEKIINAIDPRKDVDGFHPENFGKMALEMDTFLPATPFGILTLLERYNIETKGKDCVIIGRSKIVGRPMSILMGRKDFPGNSTVTLTHSYTKDIEEYTRKADIVITALGDPHFLKGDMIKEGAVIVDVGITRVDNDSPKGYYLAGDVDFDSCAEKASWITPVPGGVGPMTRAMLMKNTIIAYKTSVYND, encoded by the coding sequence ATGGCAGAAATTCTTGACGGACTTAAAGTATCCAAGGAAATTAAAGCAGAGATCAAGGCTGAAGTAGAAAAGATTCTCGCAAGCAAAAGAAGAGCTCCCCATCTGGTGGCAATTCTTGTAGGAAATAATGGCGCTAGCAAGGCCTATGTAAATGCGAAAGTGAAAGACTGTGAAGAAGTAGGATTTCAATCCAGCTTAATCAAATTTCCAAGTACAGTTTCAGAATCTGAATTATTGGAAAAAATTGATGAGCTTAATAAATCTAAAGCAGTAGACGGATTTATTGTCCAGCTGCCTTTACCAGACCAGATTGATCAGGAAAAAATCATCAATGCTATTGATCCAAGAAAAGATGTGGATGGTTTCCACCCGGAAAACTTCGGAAAAATGGCTCTTGAGATGGATACTTTCTTACCGGCAACTCCTTTCGGTATCTTAACATTATTGGAAAGATATAATATTGAAACCAAAGGAAAAGACTGTGTAATCATCGGAAGAAGTAAAATTGTAGGAAGACCAATGAGCATCCTGATGGGAAGAAAAGATTTCCCGGGAAACTCTACCGTTACCCTTACACACTCATACACAAAAGACATTGAAGAATATACAAGAAAAGCAGACATCGTCATTACCGCTTTGGGAGATCCTCATTTCCTGAAAGGAGATATGATCAAGGAAGGAGCCGTAATTGTGGATGTGGGGATTACAAGAGTAGATAATGACTCTCCAAAAGGATATTACCTTGCAGGTGACGTAGATTTTGACAGCTGTGCAGAAAAAGCAAGCTGGATCACTCCGGTACCTGGAGGAGTAGGCCCAATGACAAGAGCGATGTTGATGAAAAATACCATCATTGCTTACAAAACTTCGGTCTATAACGACTAA
- a CDS encoding 7-carboxy-7-deazaguanine synthase QueE, which translates to MNKEEDILLKEGKMLPVMEHFYTLQGEGAHTGKAAYFIRLGGCDVGCHWCDVKESWNPELHPLMNAVEIAEMAAKHCKTIVLTGGEPLMWNLDVLTSRLKELGCTVHIETSGAYPMSGQLDWITLSPKKTGLPKEEIYQKAHELKVIIFNQHDFTFAQEQAAKVSENCKLYLQSEWSKRDEMYPKITDFILAHPEWQASVQTHKYLNIP; encoded by the coding sequence ATGAATAAAGAAGAAGATATTTTATTAAAAGAAGGTAAAATGCTCCCCGTAATGGAGCATTTTTACACTTTACAGGGAGAAGGAGCACACACCGGAAAAGCCGCCTATTTTATCAGGCTTGGAGGCTGTGATGTAGGATGTCACTGGTGTGATGTAAAAGAGAGCTGGAATCCTGAACTTCACCCGCTGATGAATGCCGTAGAAATTGCAGAAATGGCTGCAAAACATTGTAAAACAATCGTCCTTACAGGTGGAGAACCCCTAATGTGGAACTTAGACGTACTGACCTCCAGACTGAAAGAGCTGGGATGTACCGTGCACATCGAAACTTCAGGGGCATATCCTATGAGCGGACAGCTGGACTGGATTACGCTTTCTCCGAAGAAAACCGGACTTCCTAAAGAAGAGATCTATCAAAAAGCCCATGAGCTTAAAGTAATTATCTTCAACCAGCACGACTTTACGTTTGCACAGGAGCAGGCCGCAAAAGTTTCTGAAAACTGTAAGCTTTACCTTCAGAGTGAATGGAGCAAGAGAGATGAGATGTATCCCAAAATCACAGACTTCATTCTTGCCCATCCGGAATGGCAGGCTTCTGTTCAGACTCACAAATACCTGAATATCCCGTAA
- a CDS encoding exopolysaccharide biosynthesis polyprenyl glycosylphosphotransferase — MQRIRYSRYLKSIIMLLDLMVIASIFIFFFISRNESLKYNKETWYQNTFSLILLFLFWVLLSGRTKIYNIPRNLTYTLFLERLLIHFLFFILGVLLIGKVSNNVFFSSDIYWLSLYLFIFIFLEKSLIYFAIKYLRSLGANYRNVMFLGDRQSTEILKNIFIDRKDYGYRIFEYESSVINIDELVVFWKKNGIHTLFLSMENSYDERLENEIFKLAEDNKIHISLIPSITQSDFFLYDLGYIQTQPVLNQARYSLDYYSNFLMKRTFDILFSIIILVFICSWVFPIIAILIKSTSKGPVFFLQKRYGFHEEVFNCIKFRTMIVNDESTTKTTSVNDSRITRIGKFLRKTSLDELPQFINVLKGEMSVVGPRPHMLSVDNYYKPKIGRYSLRSMVSPGITGLAQVNGLRGDFGDVEVEMKKRFLADAFYVRNWSFVLDLVIILKTVLLVIGGDKNAK; from the coding sequence ATGCAAAGAATTCGATACTCCAGATATCTGAAATCGATTATTATGTTGCTTGACCTCATGGTTATTGCATCTATCTTCATATTCTTTTTTATAAGCAGAAACGAAAGTTTAAAGTACAACAAAGAAACCTGGTATCAGAATACCTTTTCCCTGATTCTGCTGTTTTTGTTCTGGGTGCTGCTGAGCGGTAGAACAAAAATATACAACATTCCGAGGAACCTTACCTATACCTTGTTTCTTGAGCGCCTTTTAATCCATTTTCTCTTTTTTATACTTGGCGTGCTGCTTATAGGAAAGGTAAGTAATAATGTTTTTTTCAGTTCAGATATCTATTGGCTATCGCTTTATCTGTTTATTTTCATCTTTCTGGAAAAATCACTGATCTATTTCGCAATCAAGTACTTAAGATCACTAGGAGCCAATTACAGAAACGTAATGTTCCTGGGAGACCGGCAGTCTACTGAAATTCTTAAAAATATTTTCATTGACCGTAAAGATTACGGATACAGAATATTTGAATACGAAAGTTCTGTCATCAATATTGATGAGCTCGTTGTGTTCTGGAAGAAAAATGGAATTCATACCCTGTTTCTCTCTATGGAAAACTCCTATGATGAGCGGCTCGAAAACGAAATTTTCAAATTGGCAGAGGACAACAAAATTCATATTTCACTGATTCCAAGCATTACACAAAGTGATTTTTTCCTCTATGATCTGGGCTATATACAAACCCAGCCGGTGCTTAACCAAGCGAGGTATTCATTAGATTATTATTCTAATTTCCTCATGAAAAGGACTTTTGATATTCTATTCTCCATTATCATATTGGTCTTCATCTGCTCATGGGTATTCCCGATCATTGCCATTCTAATCAAGTCCACATCCAAAGGTCCTGTATTTTTCCTGCAGAAAAGATATGGTTTCCATGAAGAGGTTTTCAACTGTATCAAATTCAGGACAATGATTGTAAATGATGAGTCTACTACCAAAACCACATCAGTAAATGATTCCAGAATTACCAGAATAGGCAAATTTTTAAGAAAAACAAGCCTTGACGAGCTTCCGCAGTTCATCAACGTATTGAAAGGTGAAATGTCTGTAGTAGGCCCGCGTCCCCATATGCTTTCGGTTGATAATTATTATAAGCCCAAAATAGGAAGATACAGCTTAAGAAGCATGGTAAGCCCCGGTATCACCGGATTGGCGCAGGTAAACGGGCTGCGCGGTGACTTTGGTGATGTGGAAGTAGAGATGAAAAAAAGATTTCTGGCCGATGCATTCTACGTAAGAAACTGGAGTTTTGTACTTGATCTGGTCATCATTTTAAAAACCGTTTTACTGGTTATAGGGGGAGATAAAAATGCCAAATAA
- a CDS encoding MlaE family ABC transporter permease, with product MLKKFFTAVGEYMILLGKSLQKPQKMRVFWKLFMREINDLGVNSFGLVVFTSIFVGAVVAIQMFNNFDASSFPIPTSFVGYATKAVLVLEFAPTIISLILAGKVGSYIASSIGTMRVSEQIDALDIMGVNSPNFLIFPKIIACMLFNPLLIAISIVFGIGGGYIAGILTGNWTENDYIVGIQMYMPNLFIYYAFTKTIVFAFIIATVPSYFGYFVKGGSLEVGRASTQAVVWTMVFIIISELILTQLILS from the coding sequence ATGTTAAAAAAGTTTTTCACAGCCGTAGGGGAATATATGATCCTCTTAGGGAAATCCCTGCAGAAACCTCAGAAAATGAGAGTGTTCTGGAAGCTGTTTATGAGAGAAATTAATGATTTGGGAGTGAATTCTTTCGGACTTGTAGTCTTTACTTCTATCTTCGTGGGGGCTGTAGTGGCCATTCAGATGTTCAACAACTTTGATGCGTCCTCTTTTCCTATCCCCACTTCATTTGTAGGATACGCTACAAAAGCGGTTCTTGTTCTGGAATTTGCACCAACGATTATCAGCTTGATTCTCGCGGGTAAAGTAGGCTCCTATATTGCTTCCAGTATTGGAACAATGAGAGTTTCCGAACAGATTGACGCATTGGATATCATGGGAGTAAACTCACCCAATTTTCTGATATTTCCTAAAATCATCGCCTGTATGCTTTTTAATCCCCTTCTTATTGCCATCAGTATTGTATTTGGTATTGGAGGCGGTTATATCGCCGGGATTTTAACAGGAAACTGGACAGAGAACGATTATATTGTGGGTATTCAAATGTATATGCCGAATTTGTTTATTTACTATGCATTTACCAAGACTATTGTCTTCGCCTTTATCATTGCCACCGTACCCTCTTATTTCGGTTATTTTGTGAAAGGAGGATCGCTGGAGGTAGGTAGGGCCAGTACACAGGCTGTAGTATGGACAATGGTGTTTATTATCATTTCCGAATTAATTTTAACCCAATTAATATTAAGCTGA
- a CDS encoding ABC transporter ATP-binding protein, with amino-acid sequence MIEVKDLKKSFGDVEVLKGISTSFDKGKVNLIIGQSGSGKTVFLKSLLNVYMPSSGEILFDGRDVNTMTRDEKQHLRSEIGTVFQGSALFDSLTVEENIMFPLDMFTNLTYREKKKRVFEVIGRVHLDKAERKYPSEISGGMQKRVAIARAIVNNPKYLFCDEPNSGLDPYTSKIIDDLLYEITKEYNTTTIINTHDMNSVMTIGEKIVYLRLGIKEWEGNKDILITAGNKNLIDFVYSSELFKELRDYLLENNKTIETTNTKIDDNEKGI; translated from the coding sequence ATGATTGAGGTAAAAGATCTTAAAAAAAGTTTTGGAGATGTTGAAGTGCTTAAAGGAATTTCAACATCATTTGATAAGGGAAAGGTAAACTTAATCATTGGGCAGAGTGGTTCCGGGAAAACAGTTTTTCTTAAAAGTTTATTGAACGTTTACATGCCTTCCTCAGGAGAAATCCTATTTGACGGCAGAGACGTGAATACGATGACGAGAGATGAAAAACAGCATCTCCGTTCAGAAATCGGAACGGTATTTCAGGGAAGTGCTTTATTTGACTCTCTGACCGTGGAAGAAAACATCATGTTTCCACTTGACATGTTTACCAATCTTACCTACAGGGAAAAAAAGAAAAGGGTTTTTGAAGTAATAGGAAGAGTGCATCTTGATAAAGCCGAAAGAAAATATCCGTCCGAGATCTCAGGAGGTATGCAGAAAAGAGTAGCAATTGCGAGAGCTATTGTGAACAATCCTAAATATCTGTTCTGTGATGAGCCCAATTCCGGGCTGGATCCTTATACCTCTAAGATTATTGATGATCTTCTTTACGAAATCACAAAGGAATATAATACGACCACCATCATCAATACTCACGACATGAACTCTGTAATGACAATTGGTGAGAAAATTGTATACCTAAGACTGGGAATCAAAGAATGGGAAGGTAATAAAGACATTCTGATTACCGCAGGCAATAAAAATCTGATTGATTTCGTTTATTCTTCAGAACTGTTTAAAGAGCTGAGAGACTATTTACTTGAGAATAATAAAACGATTGAAACGACAAATACAAAAATAGACGATAATGAAAAAGGCATTTAG
- a CDS encoding outer membrane beta-barrel protein: MKKAFSIALLGFSMWASAQISLAGKANLIFPTGSPSWTNIKGTVNDAIDGKGKNNVGFNVGLSLKVGLPTSLFVMPEIYYTHFKNEFTTENTTFDVKSNRIDVPVLLGYNLLGNMLGVFVGPVGSFNLNKDNTYNDFKENAKNDFTVGYQFGAQLEIKKLIVNARYEGAFSKDERNFINRVSGSEIRYDNRPNLFMVGLGYKF, encoded by the coding sequence ATGAAAAAGGCATTTAGTATAGCGTTATTAGGATTTTCAATGTGGGCTTCTGCTCAGATTTCACTGGCAGGTAAGGCCAATTTAATTTTCCCGACAGGATCACCTTCCTGGACGAATATTAAAGGAACAGTGAATGATGCCATTGATGGAAAAGGTAAAAACAATGTGGGTTTTAATGTGGGACTTTCATTAAAAGTGGGTCTTCCTACTTCATTGTTTGTAATGCCGGAAATCTATTATACTCATTTCAAAAATGAGTTTACGACAGAAAACACCACTTTTGATGTTAAAAGTAACCGTATAGATGTTCCGGTTCTTTTAGGATATAATCTTTTAGGAAATATGCTTGGGGTTTTTGTAGGACCTGTAGGTAGCTTCAACTTAAATAAGGACAATACTTACAACGATTTTAAAGAAAATGCTAAAAATGACTTTACAGTAGGATACCAGTTTGGTGCACAGCTTGAAATTAAAAAGCTTATTGTAAATGCAAGATATGAAGGTGCATTCAGTAAAGACGAAAGAAATTTTATCAACAGAGTTTCCGGTTCGGAAATCAGATATGATAACAGACCGAACCTGTTTATGGTAGGTTTAGGATATAAATTCTAA
- a CDS encoding M48 family metallopeptidase, whose product MKVTHLFGMGAIALLAAACTTNPITGRSSLQLANNSEILTMSSQEYKTTLSKGKVITGTADAKRVVNVGNRIKSAAERYYQSIGRSADLANYNWEFNLLQSSELNAWCMPGGKVAVYTGILPVTKDDNGLAVVLGHEVSHALAGHGNERISQAMVAQYGGAILGGTISNSQWASVFQKVYPIGSQVALLKYGRGQESEADEMGLYLMSMAGYDPRAAIPFWNRMEAASSGARQPEFLSTHPNPETRISDINKDLPKALEYYKAAGGKI is encoded by the coding sequence ATGAAAGTTACACATCTATTTGGAATGGGAGCTATTGCTCTGTTGGCTGCTGCCTGTACTACAAACCCCATTACCGGGAGGTCTTCTTTACAGCTGGCCAATAATTCGGAAATTTTAACAATGTCTTCGCAGGAATACAAGACGACATTGTCTAAAGGTAAAGTGATTACCGGTACGGCAGATGCAAAGAGAGTGGTAAATGTAGGAAACAGAATTAAAAGTGCAGCAGAAAGATATTATCAGAGTATTGGAAGATCAGCAGATCTGGCCAATTACAACTGGGAATTTAATCTTCTGCAAAGCAGTGAGCTGAATGCATGGTGTATGCCTGGTGGTAAAGTAGCCGTTTACACAGGAATATTACCGGTAACGAAAGACGATAACGGACTTGCTGTAGTATTGGGACATGAGGTTTCCCACGCCCTGGCAGGTCACGGAAACGAAAGAATTTCTCAGGCAATGGTAGCCCAGTATGGAGGTGCTATCCTGGGAGGAACCATTTCAAATTCACAATGGGCAAGTGTTTTCCAGAAGGTATATCCTATTGGTTCACAGGTTGCTTTATTGAAATACGGAAGAGGCCAGGAATCTGAAGCGGATGAAATGGGGCTTTACCTGATGTCTATGGCAGGATATGATCCGAGAGCGGCAATTCCTTTCTGGAACAGAATGGAAGCAGCATCTTCAGGAGCAAGACAGCCAGAATTCTTATCTACCCACCCGAATCCGGAAACAAGAATTTCAGATATCAATAAAGATTTGCCGAAAGCTTTAGAATATTATAAGGCTGCGGGAGGAAAAATATAA